A single Cryptococcus neoformans var. grubii H99 chromosome 7, complete sequence DNA region contains:
- a CDS encoding inositol oxygenase, protein MHAPEVNDYIKHKAVKLDQVSDEIDEVNVLKLKQKDAVEKTQAEIDYDLASKFDQEKDKAAFRQYEEACDRVKNFYAEQHLKQTYEYNVKIRQEFRNTVRARMSIWEAMELLDNLVDESDPDTSVGQIEHLLQTAEAIRRDGKPEWMQVTGLIHDLGKLLCFFGADGQWDVVGDTFVVGCKFSDKIIYPDTFKSNPDYNNPKLNTKYGVYEPNCGLDNVLLSWGHDEYMYEICKNQSTLPQEALAMIRYHSFYPWHREGAYEHLMNEKDYSQLKAVKAFNPYDLYSKSDDPPKKEELKPYYQSLISKFFPEEVQW, encoded by the exons ATGCACGCTCCCGAAGTCAACGACTACATCAAGCACAAGGCTGTTAAGCTCGACCAGGTTTCTGACGAAATCGACGAGGTCAATGTCTTGAAGCTCAAGCAGAAGGACGCTGTCGAGAAGACTCAAGCTGAGATCGATTACGACCTCGCGAGCAAGTTTGACCaagagaaggacaaggCTGCTTTCAGGCAGTACGAGGAAGCTTGCGACCGTGTCAAGAACTTCTACGCT GAGCAACACTTGAAGCAGACCTACGAGTACAATGTAAAGATCCGACAAGAATTCCGCAACACTGTCCGTGCTCGCATGTCCATCTGGGAAGCAATGGAGCTCCTCGACAATCTCGTCGACGAGTCCGACCCTGACACCTCTGTTGGACAGATTGAGCACCTTCTTCAGACCGCTGAGGCTATTCGACGAGACGGCAAGCCTGAATGGATGCAAGTCACCGGTTTGATTCACGATCTTGGCAAGCTTCTCTGTTTCTTCGGTGCCGACGGTCAGTGGGACGTTGTCGGTGACACCTTCGTTGTCGGCTGCAAGTTTTCCGACAAGATTATCTACCCCGACACCTTCAAGTCTAACCCCGACTATAACAACCCCAAGTTGAACACCAAGTACGGTGTCTATGAGCCTAACTGCGGTTTGGACAACGTCTTGCTCAGCTGGGGTCACGATGAGTACATGTACGAGATCTGCAAGAACCAATCTACTC TTCCCCAAGAAGCTCTTGCTATGATCCGATATCACTCTTTCTACCCCTGGCACCGAGAGGGTGCCTACGAGCATCTCATGAACGAGAAGGACTACTCACAGCTCaaggctgtcaaggcttTCAACC CCTACGACCTCTATTCCAAGTCTGACGACCCccccaagaaggaggagctCAAGCCTTACTACCAAAgcctcatctccaaattCTTCCCTGAGGAGGTGCAGTGGTAG
- a CDS encoding biotin synthase, with protein MSFARTLRPVLRSTAPTASRGHAVAVDAPFLPPSPSVQQSEKRRYVDGDVRHDWRRSEIQKIFDAPLMEVIYRAATVHRLHQDASRIQLCTLMNIKTGGCTEDCKYCSQSSSYKTPTKASRLVNIEPVLEAARQAKANGSTRFCMGAAWRDLAGKKSGFEKILTMVKEVRGMGMEVCTTLGMLTPEQAIRLKEAGLSAYNHNLDTSREFYPEVVTSRSYDDRLSTIAAVREAGISVCSGGILGLGEQDEDRVGLIHEVSRMPQHPESFPVNTLVPIPGTPLEGNEPVKVHTVLRTIATARIVLPKTIIRLAAGRHEFSETEQAMAFMAGANAIFTGEKMLTTPCSGWDEDKAMLDRWGLRGQRSFEDKESLEVPLKAEQVETGASAVL; from the exons ATGTCTTTCGCACGCACGCTTCGCCCAGTCCTCAGAAGCACAGCTCCCACAGCTTCCCGTGGCCACGCGGTCGCAGTCGACGCccctttcctccccccTTCGCCCTCAGTTCAGCAGTCAGAGAAGCGGAGGTATGTCGATGGCGACGTTAGGCATGACTGGCGAAGGAGTGAGATCCAAAAGATCTTTGATGCTCCGTTGATGGAGGTCATATACCGAGCT GCTACTGTGCACAGGTTGCACCAGGACGCCTCTAGGATCCAGCTCTGCACCCTTATGAACATCAAAA CCGGTGGATGCACTGAAGACTGCAAATACTGCTCCCAATCATCCTCCTACAAGACACCCACAAAAGCTTCCCGGCTCGTCAACATTGAGCCTGTCCTTGAAGCTGCTCGTCAAGCCAAGGCCAATGGTTCCACTAGATTCTGCATGGGTGCTGCTTGGAGAGACTTGGCCGGTAAGAAGAGTGGATTTGAAAAGATCTTGACAATGGTTAAGGAAGTCAGGGGTATGGGAATGGAAG TCTGCACTACTTTGGGTATGCTCACTCCTGAGCAAGCTATCCGACTCAAGGAAGCAGGTCTCAGCGCCTATAACCACAATCTTGACACTTCTCGAGAATTCTATCCCGAG GTTGTCACCTCTCGATCATACGATGATCGGTTGAGCACCATCGCTGCCGTGCGAGAAGCTGGTATCTCAGTATGTTCTGGTGGCATTCTCGGTTTGGGAGAGCAGGATGAGGATCGTGTTGGATTGATCCACGAGGTTTCCAG GATGCCCCAGCACCCTGAATCTTTCCCCGTCAACACACTTGTCCCTATCCCTGGTACTCCACTCGAGGGCAACGAGCCTGTGAAGGTCCACACCGTCCTCCGAACCATCGCTACCGCCCGTATCGTGCTTCCGAAGACCATCATTCGTCTCGCCGCTGGTCGACACGAGTTCAGCGAGACCGAGCAAGCCATGGCCTTCATGGCCGGTGCCAACGCCATCTTCACTGGTGAGAAGATGCTTACCACGCCTTGCTCTGGATGGGATGAGGACAAGGCTATGTTGGACAGGTGGGGTCTCAGGGGCCAGAGGAGCTttgaggacaaggagagtTTGGAAGTGCCTTTGAAGGCTGAGCAGGTGGAGACTGGCGCGAGCGCTGTGCTTTAG
- a CDS encoding UBX domain-containing protein 1, which yields MAPSAQDISQFTAITQASEDEAVHWLGSSGSLEAAVQDYLTAQDAADAAGAADDFSDNEAPSLATTGEASGARTLSGAPVQDTLPAGWGQPQRSQFGRIQHNDNDRGDDDKDPEELFTGGGKNSGLAVQNPDDAPGSGNSLVDKILKAASRNGAPPPRSNEPAEPSSRSAFFGGAGNTLGSDETPSTSIASEQPPQSSGPSVQTGGMPGGFGGLGAIPPGLMEHLMNQMTGRSGIPPSALSPGPSNIDHIDPSRISTDENGETVVHRSLTFWRNGFSIEDGPLLAYDEPQNRHLLQALEEGRAPSAAFGVPFDQRVNVEVHQRRREDYVAPKKKMKAFEGGGQRLGDAAPEVASSSASPMPGSLPTSSSNVGENTGTGTLGEMKFEVDPSKPTTNIQLRFGDGSRQVARVNLGHTIADLRSYVTAARSDSRPFVLQTTFPSRELSDMNETVEGAKLQNAVVVQRFV from the exons ATGGCTCCGTCAGCTCAAG ATATCTCCCAGTTCACTGCCATTACACAGGCGTcggaggatgaagctgTCCACTGGCTTGGGTCCAGTGGCAGTCTCGAG GCTGCAGTGCAGGACTATTTGACTGCCCAGGATGCTGCTGATGCCGCTGGAGCAGCGGACGACTTCTCTGATAATGAAGCTCCTAGTCTGGCCACTACCGGCGAAGCCTCTGGTGCTCGCACCCTTTCCGGTGCCCCGGTCCAAGACACCCTTCCCGCCGGATGGGGTCAACCTCAAAGATCTCAATTTGGACGTATTCAACACAATGATAATGACCGAGGCGATGATGACAAGGACCCCGAAGAGCTCTTCACCGGTGGAGGCAAGAATAGTGGGTTAGCCGTCCAGAATCCTGATGATGCTCCAGGGTCTGGCAACTCTTTGGTGGATAAGATCTTGAAGGCTGCTAGTAG GAACGGTGCGCCGCCTCCGCGATCGAATGAGCCTGCTGAGCCGTCCAGTCGTTCGGCCTTCTTTGGCGGAGCAGGTAACACTCTCGGCTCTGACGAAACTCCCTCAACTTCCATTGCCTCTGAGCAACCTCCCCAATCTTCCGGACCTTCTGTTCAGACCGGCGGGATGCCGGGAGGTTTCGGTGGGCTGGGGGCTATTCCCCCTGGATTGATGGAGCACCTCATGAATCAGATGACTGGTCGATCTGGCATACCTCCTTCTGCTCTTTCACCCGGTCCTAGCAACATTGACCACATCGATCCTTCTCGAATCTCCACAGATGAGAATGGGGAGACTGTTGTTCACCGTAGCCTCACTTTCTGGCGAAACGGCTTCTCTATTGAAGACGGCCCTTTGCTCGCCTACGATGAGCCCCAGAACAGGCACCTTCTCCAAGCATTGGAAGAGGGCCGTGCTCCTTCAGCTGCATTCGGTGTGCCTTTCGATCAAAGAGTGAATGTGGAGGTTCAtcagaggagaagggaggacTATGTAGCTccgaagaaaaagatgaaggcgtttgaaggtggtggTCAGAGATTGGGTGATGCTGCGCCGGAAGTCGCGAGCAGTAGCGCTAGCCCCATGCCTGGATCATTGCCtacctcatcttccaatgTTGGTGAAAACACTGGTACAGGTACCTTGGGCGAAATGAAGTTTGAAGTGGATCCTTCCAAACCCACGACAAACATTCAGTTGCGTTTCGGTGATGGCTCTCG GCAAGTAGCCCGGGTCAACCTAGGTCACACCATTGCTGACTTGCGTTCATACGTCACCGCTGCTCGTTCCGACTCTCGACCTTTTGTCCTTCAAACCACCTTCCCTTCAAGGGAGCTGTCAGATATGAACGAGACGGTAGAAGGAGCCAAGTTGCAAAACGCCGTGGTGGTCCAACGTTTTGTTTAG
- a CDS encoding pre-mRNA-splicing factor ATP-dependent RNA helicase DHX15/PRP43 encodes MSEPPAKRSKMDSTATSENNPYLAHRNEGPSYGGMTNGASGVTGAIDRNEHPLNGMVPRKVTVDQAKKIMDGDVNPFRNLASWSNTYKRILEQRKGLPVYQKMQEFLTVFNENQIVVMEGQTGSGKTTQIPQFVCYSDLPMLRGKMVACTQPRRVAAMSVAKRVADEMDVQLGKQVGYSIRFEDMTEPGTTFLKYMTDGMLLREAMNDPLLERYSTVILDEAHERTLATDILMGLLKDIAKRRPDLKIIVMSATLDVAKFQKYFGDTNPTGLAPVVKVSGRTFPVETFFTQEPENDYVEAAIRTVLFIHQAEDEGDVLLFLTGEEEIEDACRKIRAEGEELANKGMAGPLLVVPLYSSLPPHQQQRIFDAAPPARKDGLPGRKVVVSTNIAETSLTIDGIVYVVDPGFCKQKVYNPRIRVESLLVTPISKASAMQRAGRAGRTRPGKCFRLYTERDFVKELEEQTHPEILRSNLANTVLELIKLGIKDLVHFDYMDAPAPETIMRALELLHYLAALDDDGNLTPLGSIMAEFPLDPQLAKMLIVSPEFGCSNEILSLTAMLSVPNVFMRPASQRKEADLAKAQFTHPDGDHLTMLNVYHAYKSNEGDAKNWCWQNYLNQRSLAQADNVRTQLKRAMEKFDLELCSTAWEDRNYWNNIRQALTCGFFMHVAHKEGEKGSYMTVKDNQVVRLHLSCGLDTTPEWVIYNEFVLTTANFIRTVTEVRPEWLLEYAPQYFDPETFPANSETRRALQRVLDRKLGKISSSKHGKDGKDKKDKKKKRKAE; translated from the exons ATGTCTGAGCCCCCTGCTAAAAGGTCAAAGATGGACTCTACTGCAACTTCCGAAAACAATCCCTACCT CGCCCACAGGAATGAGGGCCCTTCATACGGAGGAATGACCAACGGCGCCAGCGGTGTGACTGGCGCTATCGACCGGAATGAACACCCATTAAACGGAATGGTTCCTAGAAAAGTTACCGTTGACCAGGCTAAGAAGATCATG GATGGCGATGTCAACCCTTTCAGGAATCTCGCTTCTTGGTCCAACACCTACAAGAGAATCTTGGAGCAGCGAAAGGGTCTACCCGTCTACCAGAAGATGCAGGAGTTCCTTACAGTCTTCAACGAGAACCAGATTGTAGTTATGGAAGGCCAGACCGGTTCCGGAAAGACTACGCAGATTCCTCAGTTCGTCTGTTATTCTGATCTGCCGATGCTGAGGGGCAAGATGGTCGCCTGTACTCAACCTCGACGAGTAGCTGCTATGAGTGTTGCTAAGCGAGTCGCCGATGAAATGGATG TGCAATTGGGAAAGCAGGTCGGTTACTCTATTCGATTTGAAGATATGACCGAACCTGGGACTACCTTCCTTAAGTACATGACCGATGGTATGCTCCTCCGAGAAGCCATGAACGACCCCTTGCTCGAGCGATACTCAACAGTTATTTTGGACGAAGCGCACGAGCGTACATTGGCCACGGATATCTTGATGGGCCTCTTGAAAGACATTGCAAAGAGACGACCAGACTTGAAAATCATTGTAATGTCTGCTACTCTTGATGTTGCAAAGTTTCAAAAGTACTTCGGAGACACCAACCCCACCGGCCTCGCCCCTGTCGTCAAAGTTTCTGGTCGAACTTTCCCCGTCGAAACTTTTTTCACACAAGAGCCCGAAAACGATTATGTCGAAGCTGCTATCCGAACAGTTCTTTTCATTCATcaagcagaggatgaaggagatgtttTGCTGTTCTTAActggtgaagaggaaatcGAAGATGCTTGCCGAAAAATCAGAGCCGAGGGCGAAGAGCTTGCCAATAAGGGCATGGCTGGTCCTTTGTTGGTTGTCCCTCTGTactcttcccttccccctcatcaacaacagcgAATTTTCGACGCTGCTCCTCCTGCGCGCAAGGATGGTCTCCCGGGACGAAAGGTCGTCGTTTCCACCAACATTGCCGAAACCTCCCTCACCATCGACGGTATCGTTTACGTCGTTGATCCCGGTTTCTGCAAGCAAAAAGTCTACAACCCTCGTATCCGAGTGGAGTCCTTGTTAGTCACCCCTATATCGAAGGCGTCAGCGATGCAGCGTGCTGGTCGTGCTGGTCGTACAAGGCCTGGCAAGTGTTTCAGGTTGTACACGGAGAGGGACTTTGTCAAAGAGTTGGAGGAGCAGACCCACCCGGAAATATTGAGGAGCAATTTGGCAAACACAGTTTTGGAATTGATCAAGCTCGGTATCAAGGATCTTGTCCACTTTGACTACATGG ACGCTCCTGCACCGGAGACTATCATGCGTGCTCTTGAGCTGTTGCATTATCTTGCTGCTCTCGACGATGACGGCAACCTCACCCCTCTCGGTTCTATCATGGCCGAATTCCCTCTCGATCCTCAGTTGGCCAAGATGCTCATCGTCTCTCCCGAATTCGGCTGCTCCAACGAGATCCTCTCTCTCACCGCCATGCTTTCAGTCCCCAACGTCTTCATGCGTCCCGCCTCTCAACGAAAAGAAGCTGACTTAGCTAAGGCCCAATTCACCCACCCAGACGGCGATCACCTTACCATGCTTAACGTTTACCACGCCTACAAGTCTAATGAGGGCGATGCGAAGAACTGGTGTTGGCAAAACTACCTTAACCAACGAAGTCTTGCCCAGGCAGACAACGTTCGAACACAGTTGAAGCGAGCGATGGAGAAGTTTGACCTGGAGTTGTGCAGTACGGCATGGGAGGACAGGAACTATTGGAACAACATCCGTCAGGCGTTAACTTGTGGCTTCTTCATGCATGTGGCGCATAAGGAGGGTGAAAAGGGTAGCTATATGACTGTTAAGGACAACCAG GTTGTACGACTGCATCTTTCTTGCGGCTTAGACACTACACCTGAATGGGTCATCTACAACGAATTTGTCTTGACCACTGCCAAC TTCATTCGTACAGTAACTGAAGTTCGCCCCGAATGGCTTCTCGAATACGCTCCTCAATACTTTGACCCTGAGACATTCCCCGCCAACAGCGAAACCCGACGGGCGTTGCAGCGAGTGTTAGACAGGAAGTTGGGCAAGATTTCTAGTAGCAAGCACGGaaaggatggcaaggacaagaaggacaagaagaagaagaggaaggccGAATGA
- a CDS encoding mitochondrial Rho GTPase 1, with translation MPRRDLVRIVLVGDDGVGKSSIITSLIKEAFVTNVPHVVPEVTIPPEITPENFTTSIVDTSSNPKSRPHLLSSISRAHVICLVYSIADTSSFDRVAEYWLPLFRREGINVPVILVGNKIDLRGGRVTNQGLEDESAPIMREFKEVETVVECSALLPLNVSEVFYFAQKAVLHPTAPLYDSREHTLKPKCLEALKRIFTISDVDKDGLLNAHELNQFQQKCFSTPLQSQELDGILEIVRSYDPYAVQPLPSSSPNTPLSRDSSYGQLHYFNNNVAPPSPPQEGITELGFLYLHTMFIQQGRMETTWTVLRKFGYGESLDLREDFLAPKFDVPSDCSVELSPLGNQFLTDIFEAYDKDQDGALSQNELDDLFSTSPGNPWVSQGFPDTTITDDMGRVTLQGWLAQWSMTTLLNHRTTLNYLAYLGYSSSPATDLPTPTALHVTRPRKQDRRQRKVTRNVFLCYVLGATGSGKTSLLRSFVNRPFKGGEDGLGGYEPTTKVLSVVNSVEMEGVEKYLVLQEFGSKYESEILRNSKRLDMADIIIYVHDSSDTNSFSYISNLRQQYSLDHIPSIFVATKSDLDLAQQRHEVQPDVYCRRLGLQAPMAVSSRLGPLHNLWVAITRVALDPTSSLPRGPSSQMSPAQRIRVVARWGLAATTISAVVAVWMRWQGYSFKGMWSWMAKFAGLRT, from the exons ATGCCCCGACGTGACTTGGTTCGCATTGTGTTGGTCGGAGATG ATGGCGTTGGAAAGTCATCTATCATTACTTCGCTCATCAAAGAAGCATTCGTCACAAAT GTACCTCATGTTGTTCCAGAAGTGACCATTCCACCAGAAATAACACCGGAGAACTTTACAACCTCTATCGTTGATACGTCTT CGAACCCAAAGTCGAGGCCACACCTTCTCAGCTCTATATCACGAGCCCATGTCATTTGCTTGGTCTATTCTATTGCCGATACAAGCTCCTTTGATCGGGTAGCAGAGTACTGGTTGCCGTTGTTCAGAAGAGAAGGTATCAAT GTCCCAGTCATTCTTGTTGGCAACAAGATCGACTTACGTGGTGGAAGGGTCACCAACCAAGGCTTAGAGGATGAGAGTGCACCGATCATGCGCGAATTCAAG GAAGTGGAGACAGTTGTGGAGTGTTCCGCTTTACTGCCTCTCAACGTTTCAGAAGTCTTTTACTTTGCTCAGAAGGCTGTGTTACACCCCACTGCTCCTCTTTATGATTCCCGGGAACAT ACCTTGAAACCCAAATGCCTGGAAGCGTTAAAGCGGATATTCACCATCTCTGATGTAGACAAGGATGGTCTTCTCAATGCTCACGAGCTGAACCAGTTCCAA CAAAAATGTTTCTCTACACCTCTTCAATCCCAAGAACTTGATGGCATTCTCGAAATCGTCCGCTCTTATGATCCTTATGCGGTCCAAcccctcccctcctcttctcctaacactcctctttctcgcGATTCTTCATATGGCCAATTACATTATTTCAACAACAATGTCGccccgccttctcctcctcaagaAGGCATAACGGAGCTCGGTTTCTTGTACCTGCATACAATGTTCATTcagcaaggaagaatggagaCTACATGGACAGTTCTAAGGAAGTTTGGCTATGGGGAGAGCCTGGATTTGAGAGAAGATTTTTTGGCGCCAAAGTTCGACGTGCCGTCCGATTGCTCAGTAGAACTGAGTCCATTGGGCAACCAGTTCTTGACGGACATTTTTGAGGCATACGACAAG GATCAGGACGGAGCTCTTTCTCAGAATGAGCTTGACGACCTTTTCTCAACATCTCCTGGGAATCCATGGGTTTCACAGGGCTTCCCTGATACGACCATTACGGACGATATGGGTAGAGTCACGCTTCAAGGATGGTTGGCGCAATGGAG TATGACAACGCTTCTCAACCACCGAACGACTCTTAACTACCTCGCCTA CCTCGGatattcctcctctcccgccACCGATCTTCCTACTCCCACAGCCCTCCATGTCACTCGTCCACGTAAACAGGACCGGCGCCAACGAAAAGTCACCCGCAATGTCTTTCTATGCTATGTTTTGGGTGCCACTGGTTCCGGTAAAACTAGCTTGTTACGCTCGTTTGTAAACAGACCGTTCAAgggtggtgaggatggTTTGGGTGGGTATGAGCCAACTACGAAGGTATTGAGTGTCGTGAATTCTGTTGAAATGGAGGGAGTGGAGAAGTACTTGGTC TTGCAAGAATTTGGATCAAAGTATGAGAGTGAAATATTACGAAATAGTAAACGATTGGATATGGCAGATATCATTATTTACGTTCACGATTCAAGTGATACAAACTCATTCTCCTACATTTCCAATCTTCGA CAACAATATTCTTTAGATCATATCCCTTCCATATTTGTGGCTACCAAGTCCGACCTCGATTTAGCTCAGCAACGGCACGAAGTCCAACCCGATGTCTACTGCCGGCGCCTGGGCCTCCAGGCACCCATGGCCGTGTCATCCCGGTTAGGACCTCTACACAATCTCTGGGTAGCCATTACTCGTGTCGCCCTTGATCCCAcatcatcccttcctcgcGGGCCGAGCTCGCAAATGTCACCTGCCCAGAGAATACGGGTAGTTGCTCGTTGGGGTTTGGCTGCAACAACGATTAGCGCGGTCGTGGCCGTGTGGATGAGGTGGCAGGGATATAGCTTTAAGGGAATGTGGAGCTGGATGGCCAAGTTTGCTGGGTTAAGAACATGA
- a CDS encoding mitochondrial protein yields MTAIQKQLHKMDPNAEDRPKSVQVAEIDIESPEKPQPERVPRTDFGRTENPVLPPSIQAPLASSIFRQALGTERPPPTGPALATEPITEDPEKLRQWQEEEFQRRLRGEYEQAQRRVGEVVTSNMERPLRLTSIRLAPPPPTTRSSFTSALLSPFLSKPHPRIPSWLHPAPPPPITLHQILLTTRTLVQHVDKFGVFDMDHSGVRLEPRRGGDPDEVELVLALREKGRLFLKAGTEIGGGEGGGNVTARIRNVFGGAETLEGTASLGTKTKSAYQVSLSTPLFASPLLSFALSAFSLDRDNSAFASHRERAQGGRAKLSAITPWGTHDLQYELVDREIDRLTPNASVSIRELAVPSTKSSICHTWTSDTRDDPWMGTSGRLLKMTHEYAGLPGSSKFAHFIKSITQSQLSRELIPGSGVHYSIASLTTVLYPLFPHSPTSPSTTYLPDRTFLGGPNSIRGWKVGGVGRRDGPDSLGGDMSWALGLSVFAPIPKKEHWPLKLHGFLNGGKVVAYDTSRGFAENIAKMYSTPDVSVGLGLVYRLEPLRVELNFALPLIGRKGERMARGFGVGVGIEFL; encoded by the exons ATGACCGCTATACAAAAACAGCTACATAAAATGGACCCAAACGCGGAGGACAGGCCCAAGTCGGTCCAAGTAGCTGAGATTGACATTGAATCTCCGGAAAAACCTCAACCAGAGCGTGTTCCAAGGACCGATTTTGGCAGAACA GAAAATCCCGTACTGCCACCGTCCATACAAGCGCCTCTGGCCAGCTCAATATTTAGACAGGCTCTTGGCACCGAACGGCCGCCTCCAACTGGTCCAGCACTTGCTACAGAGC CTATCACGGAGGATCCGGAAAAGCTTCGACAATggcaagaggaggagttCCAGCGTAGGCTTAGAGGAGAGTATGAACAGGCCCAAAGGCGCGTCGGTGAAGTT GTAACAAGCAACATGGAACGACCTCTTCGCTTGACGTCTATTCGgcttgctcctcctccgcctacCACTCGGTCTTCTTTCACTTCAGCATTACTCTCACCCTTCTTGTCAAAACCTCACCCTAGGattccttcttggcttcACCCggcccctcctcccccgaTTACTCTCCATCAGATTCTCTTGACAACGCGAACATTGGTGCAGCATGTAGACAAGTTTGGTGTGTTTGATATGGATCACTCTGGCGTACGACTTGAGCCTAGGAGAGGTGGGGACCCGGATGAGGTTGAACTTGTGCTTGCTttgagagaaaagggaaggcTGTTTCTGAAGGCTGGCACTGAGAttggtggtggggaaggCGGAGGC AACGTCACCGCAAGAATACGAAATGTCTTTGGGGGCGCCGAGACTCTGGAAGGAACAGCGTCTTTAGGTACCAAGACTAAGTCAGCCTACCAAGtctccctttccacccCTCTTTTcgcttctcctcttctttcgttcgCCCTCTCTGCTTTCTCTCTTGACAGAGACAATTCAGCTTTTGCTTCTCATCGTGAACGTGCCCAAGGCGGACGGGCTAAGTTAAGCGCTATCACTCCATGGGGTACCCATGATCTCCAATACGAGCTCGTAGACCGCGAGATTGATCGATTGACTCCCAATGCGTCTGTCTCCATCCGCGAGCTCGCTGTTCCTTCCAccaaatcttccatctgTCATACTTGGACTTCTGATACTCGAGATGACCCTTGGATGGGTACTTCCGGTCGTCTCCTTAAAATGACACATGAGTATGCCGGCTTGCCCGGTTCCTCCAAGTTTGCTCATTTTATCAAGTCCATCACACAATCACAACTCTCCCGAGAACTTATACCTGGTTCCGGTGTC CACTACTCCATCGCATCTCTGACCACCGTTCTCTacccccttttccctcattctcctacttctccttccacaaCTTATCTCCCCGATCGAACCTTTCTTGGTGGACCCAATTCCATCCGAGGCTGGAAGGTTGGAGGTGTCGGCCGTCGAGATGGCCCAGATTCTCTCGGAGGGGATATGAGTTGGGCGTTGGGTCTGTCAGTGTTCGCGCCTATACCGAAGAAAGAGCACTGGCCATTGAAGCTTCATGGATTCTTAAACGGTGGCAAGGTCGTCGCGTATGATACAT CGAGAGGCTTTGCGGAAAATATTGCTAAGATGTACTCTACACCCGACGTTAGTGTTGGCCTCGGTCTCGTCTACCGCCTCGAGCCGCTGAGGGTTGAGCTCAACTTTGCATTGCCTTTGATAGGCAGGAAGGGCGAGAGGATGGCTAGAGGCTTTGGCGTAGGCGTTGGGATTGAGTTCTTGTGA